From Amycolatopsis sp. WQ 127309:
CACCGCACTGGCCAGCACGATCCTGACGGTGCCGTCCTTCGCCCTCCTGGGGCTGCTGATCCCGATCTCCGGGCTCGGTCCGACGACCGCTGTCATCGCGCTGGTGCTCTACGGCCTCCTGCCGATCGTCCGTAACACCATCGTGGGGCTCGACGGCGTCGACCCCGCGATCACCGATGCCGCGCGCGGCATCGGGATGAGCCGGTTCGGCGTGCTGACCCGGGTCGAGCTGCGCCTGGCCTGGCCGGCGATCCTCACCGGGATGCGGGTCTCCACGCAGATGCTGATGGGCATCGCGGTGATCTCGGCCTACGCGAAGGGCCCCGGCCTCGGCGCCGAGGTCTTCTCCGGGCTCACGAACGCGGGGAGCACGAACTCCCTGAACCAAGCCGTCACCGGCACGGTCGGGGTCGTCATCCTCGCCCTGATCCTCGACGGCGTCTACGTCCTGATCAAGCGCTTCACCATCTCGAGGGGTGTCCGTGGCTGAGAACGCTGTGACCGAAGAAAACGGCGTCTCCGGCGTCGAGATCGAACTGGAGCACGTCACCAAGAAGTACGCCGGGACCCGCGAAGCCGCCGTCGACGACTTCTCCATGGTCGTGCCCGCCGGCAAGATCGTCGTCTTCGTCGGCCCGTCCGGCTGCGGCAAGACCACCACGATGCGGATGATCAACCGGCTGATCGAGCCGACGTCCGGCCGGATCACCATCGGCGGCGACGACGCGCTCAAGCTGGACGTCGACACCCTGCGCCGCCGGATCGGCTACGCGATCCAGCAGGCCGGGCTCTTCCCGCACTTCACCGTCGCGCAGAACATCGGGGTCGTGCCGGGCCTGCTCGGCTGGGACAAGCAGAAGGTCAACGACCGGGTCGAGGAGATGATGGACCTGGTCGGCCTCGACGCGGCCGACTTCCGCGACCGCTTCCCGCGGCAGCTCTCCGGTGGTCAGCAGCAGCGTGTCGGCGTCGCCCGCGCGCTGGCGGCCGACCCGCCGGTGCTGCTGATGGACGAGCCGTTCGGCGCGGTCGACCCGATCACCCGCGGCAACCTCCAGGACGAGCTCCTGCGGCTGCAGACGGAGCTGAAGAAGACCATCGTCTTCGTCACGCACGACTTCGACGAGGCCGTGAAGCTCGGCGACAAGATCGCGGTGCTGGGCAACCAGTCGTCGATCCTGCAGTACGACACGCCCGAGGCGATCCTGGCGAACCCGGCCAACGACACGGTCGCCGGGTTCGTCGGCGCCGGAGCGTCGCTGAAGCAGCTGACGCTGCTGCGGGTCCGCGACGTCGAGCTCCAGCAGGACGCGCTGACCGCGACGGTCGACGACGACCCGGCCGAGGTCCGCAAGAAGCTCGAAGACCAGCGCAAGCACTTCGCACTGGTCCTCGACCAGCGCAAGCGGCCGATCCGCTGGGCGCACGTGCGCGAGCTGACGTCGGCGTCGTCACTGGCGACCGCCGGCCGGCCGCTGCGAGACATCGTCAGCCTGCAGTCGACGCTGCAGGACGCGCTCGAGGCGATGCTCGCCGAGGGCGGTTCGGTGCCGGTGACCGGTGCGCGCGGGGAGTACGCGGGCACCATCCAGCTGGACACCGTGATCGCGACCATCCAGCACCTGCGTGAAGAGCACACGAACGGTGAGGAGGTGTCCGCATGACCGCTGCCGTCGATACCGGTTTTTCCACCGAGTCCGGCTCCAAGCGCGCGGAACG
This genomic window contains:
- a CDS encoding ABC transporter permease, which encodes MNLFEYISDRASKLWLEAYLHTSLVVQCTILAAVLGVLIGVAVYRSPIGSALATALASTILTVPSFALLGLLIPISGLGPTTAVIALVLYGLLPIVRNTIVGLDGVDPAITDAARGIGMSRFGVLTRVELRLAWPAILTGMRVSTQMLMGIAVISAYAKGPGLGAEVFSGLTNAGSTNSLNQAVTGTVGVVILALILDGVYVLIKRFTISRGVRG
- a CDS encoding ABC transporter ATP-binding protein yields the protein MSVAENAVTEENGVSGVEIELEHVTKKYAGTREAAVDDFSMVVPAGKIVVFVGPSGCGKTTTMRMINRLIEPTSGRITIGGDDALKLDVDTLRRRIGYAIQQAGLFPHFTVAQNIGVVPGLLGWDKQKVNDRVEEMMDLVGLDAADFRDRFPRQLSGGQQQRVGVARALAADPPVLLMDEPFGAVDPITRGNLQDELLRLQTELKKTIVFVTHDFDEAVKLGDKIAVLGNQSSILQYDTPEAILANPANDTVAGFVGAGASLKQLTLLRVRDVELQQDALTATVDDDPAEVRKKLEDQRKHFALVLDQRKRPIRWAHVRELTSASSLATAGRPLRDIVSLQSTLQDALEAMLAEGGSVPVTGARGEYAGTIQLDTVIATIQHLREEHTNGEEVSA